The Pseudomonas sp. DG56-2 genome contains a region encoding:
- a CDS encoding YbaN family protein gives MTRPSSSKLARLLFGLLAYVSLAIGLVAIVVPGLPTTEFILLAAWAATRSSPRLSAWLENHRLFGPILHNWRNGKVIQRRAKLSATVSMVVCASVMLVFLDHRWPVFLAIGGMALGNLWIWSRPESAPLSHADRSSAPTQG, from the coding sequence ATGACACGCCCCTCCAGCTCGAAACTCGCTCGCCTGCTGTTCGGCCTTCTGGCCTATGTAAGCCTGGCCATTGGCCTGGTCGCAATCGTCGTGCCTGGCTTACCCACCACCGAGTTCATTCTTCTCGCTGCCTGGGCGGCCACCCGCAGTTCGCCGCGCCTGAGCGCCTGGCTGGAAAATCATCGACTGTTCGGACCGATCCTGCACAACTGGCGTAACGGCAAAGTAATCCAGCGCCGCGCCAAACTCAGCGCCACCGTAAGCATGGTCGTGTGCGCGAGCGTGATGCTGGTGTTTCTCGACCACCGTTGGCCGGTTTTTCTTGCGATTGGCGGCATGGCCCTGGGCAACCTGTGGATCTGGTCACGCCCGGAATCCGCGCCGTTGAGCCACGCCGACCGCTCATCGGCGCCCACTCAAGGCTAA
- the arcD gene encoding arginine-ornithine antiporter, giving the protein MSEPGQKLRLGALIALVVGSMIGGGIFSLPQNMAARADVGAVLIGWGITAVGMLALAFVFQTLANRKPDLDSGVYAYAKAGFGDYMGFSSAWGYWISAWLGNVGYFVLLFSTLGFYFPVFGEGNTPTAIACASLLLWAVHFLVLRGIKEAAFINQVTTVAKIVPLLMFVVIAAVAFRADIFTRDIWGLSNPKFGSVLDQVRNMMLVTVFVFIGIEGASVYSGRAQKRSDVGKATVIGFVGVLALLVLVNVLSLGVMTQPELAALQNPSLASVLEHIVGPWGALLISIGLAISLLGALLSWALLCAEILFATARDQTMPRFLAKENANHVPANALWLTNVMIQLFLLITLFSAGTYTSLIYLASSMILVPYLWSAAYALLLTIRGESYQEHARARRKDFLIAGIALVYAVWLLYAGGLKYLLLSALLYAPGVILFARAKHEQGQALFTHWEKLIFLMVLVGAGVAAYSLYSGLLSL; this is encoded by the coding sequence ATGTCCGAACCGGGACAAAAACTGCGCTTGGGTGCGTTGATCGCGCTGGTGGTCGGCTCGATGATCGGTGGCGGAATTTTTTCCTTGCCACAGAACATGGCCGCGCGCGCTGACGTCGGCGCCGTGCTGATCGGTTGGGGCATCACAGCGGTGGGCATGTTGGCCCTGGCTTTTGTGTTCCAGACCCTGGCCAACCGCAAGCCGGACCTGGATTCGGGGGTTTACGCCTATGCCAAGGCCGGGTTTGGCGATTACATGGGCTTTTCGTCCGCCTGGGGATACTGGATCAGCGCCTGGCTGGGCAACGTCGGCTATTTCGTGCTGCTGTTCAGCACCCTGGGGTTTTACTTCCCGGTTTTTGGTGAGGGCAACACGCCCACCGCCATTGCCTGTGCCTCTCTGCTGCTGTGGGCCGTTCACTTTCTGGTGCTGCGCGGCATCAAGGAAGCCGCTTTCATCAACCAGGTGACCACGGTGGCCAAGATCGTGCCGCTGCTGATGTTTGTCGTCATCGCGGCGGTGGCCTTTCGGGCGGATATCTTTACGCGCGACATCTGGGGCCTGAGCAACCCGAAGTTCGGCAGCGTGCTCGACCAGGTGCGCAACATGATGCTGGTGACCGTGTTCGTGTTCATCGGCATCGAGGGCGCCAGCGTTTACTCAGGCAGAGCTCAGAAACGCTCGGACGTAGGTAAGGCCACGGTGATTGGCTTCGTCGGTGTGCTGGCTTTGCTGGTGCTGGTCAACGTGCTGTCGTTGGGTGTCATGACCCAGCCCGAACTGGCAGCGTTGCAGAACCCGTCGCTGGCGTCGGTGCTGGAGCATATCGTCGGGCCGTGGGGCGCATTGCTGATCAGTATTGGCCTGGCTATTTCGTTGTTGGGGGCATTGTTGTCGTGGGCACTGTTGTGTGCCGAAATTCTCTTCGCCACTGCGCGGGACCAGACCATGCCGCGCTTCCTAGCCAAGGAAAACGCCAATCATGTGCCTGCTAATGCCTTGTGGTTGACCAACGTGATGATTCAGCTATTCCTGCTGATTACGTTGTTCTCGGCAGGTACCTATACCAGCCTGATTTACCTGGCTTCGTCGATGATCCTGGTGCCTTACCTGTGGTCGGCAGCCTATGCCTTGTTATTGACGATACGCGGGGAAAGTTATCAGGAGCACGCAAGGGCGCGACGCAAGGATTTCCTGATTGCGGGGATCGCGCTGGTCTATGCAGTTTGGCTGCTGTATGCCGGTGGCTTGAAGTACTTGCTTCTCTCGGCGTTGCTGTACGCACCAGGCGTAATCCTTTTTGCTCGGGCCAAGCATGAGCAGGGCCAGGCGCTTTTTACCCATTGGGAGAAGTTGATTTTTCTGATGGTACTGGTGGGGGCGGGGGTGGCGGCTTATTCGCTTTACAGCGGGTTGTTGAGCCTATAG
- a CDS encoding FecR domain-containing protein, which produces MTDSASDRPSPPDPAACDIAMDQALDWLIRLQCATTEDTQAFEAWLEADPANAQAYVDAEALWQGETVRQAASQIAQAHRPSRLARLRPHWKPMAAAAVLLIGVFTLGNLPVRLQADHLTVVGERQRLQLEDGSKVLLNTNSAFSSDIDNRQRVARLYQGEAFFEVPAGLEQPLELQAGPLRASVRDSDFAVRYLDGEAQVRVQRGDIDLQGSSDQRIRLSSGDSIKVGPHGFGQRERVDAQKDLAWVEGRLIFENCPLNQVLAELRRYYPGLIISRNERLEQVAVTGNYRLDQPLETLRSLAHITSAQLYEFPAVVILN; this is translated from the coding sequence GTGACCGATAGCGCCTCTGACCGCCCTTCGCCGCCGGACCCGGCTGCCTGCGATATCGCCATGGATCAGGCACTGGACTGGCTGATCCGTCTGCAATGCGCCACCACCGAAGACACCCAGGCGTTCGAAGCCTGGCTGGAAGCCGATCCTGCCAACGCCCAGGCCTATGTCGATGCTGAAGCACTTTGGCAAGGTGAAACCGTGCGCCAGGCTGCCAGCCAGATTGCCCAGGCCCACCGCCCCTCGCGCCTGGCGCGTTTGCGCCCACACTGGAAGCCCATGGCTGCGGCTGCGGTTTTGCTGATTGGCGTGTTTACTCTCGGCAATCTGCCGGTGCGCCTTCAGGCCGATCACCTGACAGTGGTTGGCGAGCGTCAGCGCCTGCAACTTGAGGACGGCTCGAAGGTTCTGCTCAATACCAACTCAGCGTTCTCCAGCGACATCGATAATCGTCAGCGCGTCGCTCGCCTGTACCAGGGCGAGGCATTCTTCGAAGTGCCCGCCGGCCTTGAACAGCCACTGGAACTGCAGGCAGGGCCGTTGCGTGCCAGTGTTCGCGACAGCGATTTCGCCGTCCGCTACCTCGACGGGGAAGCCCAGGTGCGAGTGCAGCGCGGCGATATCGATCTTCAGGGCAGCAGCGACCAGCGTATTCGCCTGTCCAGTGGGGACAGCATCAAGGTCGGACCACACGGCTTTGGCCAGCGCGAACGCGTCGACGCGCAAAAGGACCTGGCCTGGGTCGAGGGTCGACTGATCTTTGAAAATTGCCCACTCAACCAGGTACTGGCCGAATTGCGTCGCTACTATCCTGGCCTCATCATCTCTCGCAATGAGCGCCTGGAGCAGGTCGCCGTTACAGGCAACTATCGCCTCGACCAGCCGCTGGAGACCTTGCGCTCCCTGGCCCACATAACCTCGGCACAACTGTACGAGTTCCCGGCAGTGGTTATTCTCAACTGA
- a CDS encoding biliverdin-producing heme oxygenase, protein MTAATTTERASLRSQRLNQLTHAPHTELDALVKSHAPFETRESFARFVVAQYLFQNELKALYTDPALIAIVPDLAERCRAEQAGLDLADLNTEIPADFAGAVINPSLGEAMGWIFVSEGSKLGAAFLIKRAVGLGLSDSFGARHLGEPAGGRAEGWKQFTRILDGLELSAEEEAKAEQGAVAAFERFTELLKHAYATAPKAELA, encoded by the coding sequence ATGACCGCCGCAACCACCACCGAACGCGCCAGCCTGCGTTCGCAGCGCCTGAACCAACTGACCCACGCTCCGCACACCGAGCTCGATGCGTTGGTCAAATCACATGCGCCTTTTGAAACTCGCGAAAGTTTCGCCCGTTTCGTTGTCGCTCAGTACCTGTTCCAGAATGAACTCAAAGCGCTGTACACCGACCCGGCACTGATCGCCATCGTCCCTGACCTGGCCGAACGCTGCCGCGCCGAACAGGCTGGTCTTGACTTGGCGGATCTGAACACCGAAATTCCCGCCGACTTCGCCGGTGCGGTCATTAACCCAAGTCTGGGTGAAGCCATGGGCTGGATCTTCGTTTCCGAAGGCTCCAAGCTCGGTGCTGCCTTCCTGATCAAGCGTGCGGTAGGCCTGGGCCTGTCCGACAGCTTCGGTGCTCGTCACCTGGGCGAACCAGCCGGCGGTCGCGCCGAAGGCTGGAAGCAGTTCACGCGCATTCTCGACGGCCTGGAACTGAGCGCCGAAGAAGAAGCCAAGGCCGAGCAAGGTGCAGTCGCTGCATTCGAGCGATTCACCGAACTGCTCAAACACGCTTACGCGACTGCGCCTAAAGCCGAACTGGCCTGA
- the edd gene encoding phosphogluconate dehydratase, which translates to MHPRILEVTQRLIARSRPTRERYLQLIRGAASDGPMRAKLQCANFAHGVAGCGSQDKNSLRMMNAANVAIVSAYNDMLSAHQPYEHYPEQIKQALREIGSVGQFAGGVPAMCDGVTQGEPGMELGIASREVIAMSTAIALSHNMFDAALMLGICDKIVPGLLMGALRFGHLPTVFVPGGPMPSGISNKEKADVRQRYAEGKASREELLESEMKSYHSPGTCTFYGTANTNQLLMEVMGLHLPGASFVNPYTPLRDALTVEAAQQVTRMTKASGDFMPLGEIVDEKSLVNSIVALHATGGSTNHTLHMPAIAQAAGIQLTWQDMAELSEVVPTLSHVYPNGKADINHFQAAGGMAFLIRELLDAGLLHEDVNTVAGHGLRRYTQEPFLQDGKLVWREGPQASLDEAILRPVARPFSPEGGLRVMAGNLGRGVMKVSAVAPEHQVVEAPARVFHDQQALADAFQAGELECDFVAVMRFQGPRCNGMPELHKMTPFLGVLQDRGFKVALVTDGRMSGASGKIPAAIHVCPEAFDGGPLARVRDGDIVRVDGVAGTLTVQLDAAELADRELPPAPTGNDLGCGRELFGFLRMALSPAEQGASAFTSALEALK; encoded by the coding sequence ATGCATCCGCGCATTCTTGAGGTCACCCAACGGCTGATCGCCCGCAGCCGTCCTACCCGTGAACGCTACTTGCAATTGATTCGCGGGGCAGCCAGTGACGGACCGATGCGGGCCAAGCTGCAATGCGCAAACTTTGCCCACGGGGTGGCCGGTTGTGGCAGCCAGGACAAGAACAGCCTGCGCATGATGAACGCCGCTAACGTCGCTATCGTTTCTGCCTATAACGATATGCTCTCGGCGCATCAGCCCTACGAACACTACCCCGAGCAAATCAAGCAGGCCTTGCGCGAAATCGGTTCGGTCGGCCAGTTCGCCGGCGGCGTACCCGCCATGTGCGACGGTGTAACTCAGGGCGAGCCGGGCATGGAGCTGGGGATCGCCAGCCGTGAAGTGATTGCCATGTCTACGGCCATTGCCTTGTCGCACAACATGTTCGATGCGGCGCTGATGCTGGGAATTTGTGACAAGATCGTACCGGGCCTGTTGATGGGCGCTCTGCGCTTCGGTCATCTGCCGACCGTCTTCGTCCCTGGCGGCCCGATGCCTTCTGGCATTTCCAACAAGGAAAAGGCCGATGTGCGTCAGCGTTACGCTGAAGGCAAGGCGAGCCGCGAAGAGCTGCTCGAGTCGGAAATGAAGTCCTACCACAGCCCTGGCACCTGCACGTTCTATGGCACTGCCAACACCAATCAACTGCTGATGGAAGTGATGGGCCTGCACTTGCCTGGGGCTTCGTTCGTCAACCCGTATACGCCGCTGCGCGATGCGCTTACGGTCGAGGCTGCACAGCAGGTGACGCGGATGACCAAGGCCAGCGGTGACTTCATGCCGCTGGGCGAAATAGTCGATGAAAAATCCCTGGTCAACTCCATCGTTGCCCTGCACGCAACGGGCGGCTCGACCAACCATACCCTGCACATGCCTGCGATTGCGCAAGCGGCCGGTATCCAGTTGACCTGGCAGGACATGGCCGAGCTGTCCGAAGTGGTGCCGACCCTGTCGCACGTTTATCCGAACGGCAAGGCTGATATCAACCACTTCCAGGCGGCGGGCGGCATGGCCTTCCTGATTCGCGAGCTGCTCGATGCCGGGCTCTTGCATGAAGACGTCAATACCGTGGCCGGCCACGGCTTGCGCCGCTACACCCAGGAGCCGTTCCTGCAGGATGGCAAACTGGTCTGGCGCGAAGGGCCGCAGGCGAGTCTTGATGAGGCCATTTTGCGTCCGGTCGCGCGGCCGTTCTCGCCCGAGGGTGGCTTGCGCGTGATGGCGGGCAACCTAGGTCGCGGGGTCATGAAGGTTTCTGCCGTCGCCCCCGAACATCAGGTTGTCGAAGCGCCGGCACGGGTATTTCATGATCAGCAAGCGTTGGCAGATGCCTTCCAGGCTGGGGAGCTGGAATGCGATTTCGTCGCGGTGATGCGCTTTCAGGGTCCCCGTTGCAATGGCATGCCGGAGTTGCACAAGATGACACCGTTCCTGGGGGTGCTGCAGGACCGCGGTTTCAAGGTCGCGTTGGTGACCGACGGCCGTATGTCTGGCGCCTCAGGGAAAATCCCGGCGGCTATTCATGTCTGCCCGGAAGCGTTTGACGGTGGGCCGCTGGCGCGGGTGCGCGATGGCGATATCGTGCGTGTCGATGGCGTGGCCGGCACGCTGACGGTGCAACTGGATGCTGCTGAATTGGCAGACCGCGAACTTCCCCCGGCACCCACGGGCAACGACCTGGGCTGCGGACGTGAGCTGTTCGGTTTCCTGCGCATGGCCTTGAGTCCTGCCGAGCAGGGTGCCAGCGCCTTTACCTCGGCGCTGGAGGCGCTTAAATGA
- the gap gene encoding type I glyceraldehyde-3-phosphate dehydrogenase, giving the protein MTLRIAINGFGRIGRNILRALYTEGYRQDLQVVAINDLGDSAINAHLLKYDSVHGIFAASVESDHESLTVNGDRIAVSAIRNPADLPWKAEAIDVVFECTGLFTERTKAAAHLTAGARKVIISAPAKGADATIVYGVNHDLLRASHQIISSASCTTNCLAPVAQVLHRELGIEQGLMTTIHAYTNDQSLTDVYHSDPFRARSATQSMIPSKTGAAEAVGLVLPELAGKLTGMAVRVPVINVSLVDLTVNLKRETSVEEVNNLLKDASRHSKVLGYNSLPLVSCDFNHNPLSSIFDANHTRTNGRMLKILAWYDNEWGFSNRMLDNCLALCNAQ; this is encoded by the coding sequence ATGACCCTACGTATCGCAATCAATGGCTTTGGCCGCATTGGCCGCAATATCCTTCGCGCACTCTATACCGAAGGCTACCGTCAGGACCTGCAGGTCGTCGCGATCAACGATCTAGGCGACAGCGCGATCAATGCGCACCTGCTCAAATACGACAGCGTCCATGGCATCTTTGCTGCCAGCGTCGAGTCCGATCACGAAAGCCTGACCGTCAATGGCGACCGTATCGCCGTCAGTGCCATTCGCAACCCGGCTGATCTGCCATGGAAAGCCGAAGCCATCGATGTGGTATTCGAATGCACTGGTTTATTCACCGAACGCACGAAGGCTGCCGCCCACCTCACTGCTGGGGCGCGCAAAGTGATTATCTCGGCACCGGCCAAAGGTGCAGATGCAACCATTGTCTATGGTGTGAACCATGACCTGTTGCGCGCCTCGCATCAGATCATTTCAAGTGCCTCCTGCACCACCAACTGCCTCGCGCCCGTGGCCCAGGTTCTGCACCGCGAGCTGGGCATCGAACAAGGCTTGATGACGACCATCCACGCCTACACCAACGACCAAAGCCTGACCGACGTTTACCACAGCGATCCATTTCGTGCCCGCTCAGCCACTCAGTCAATGATCCCGAGCAAGACCGGGGCAGCCGAAGCTGTAGGCCTGGTACTGCCGGAGCTTGCCGGCAAACTCACCGGCATGGCCGTGCGCGTGCCGGTGATCAACGTCTCGCTGGTCGACCTGACGGTAAACCTCAAGCGCGAAACCAGCGTCGAAGAGGTCAACAACTTGCTCAAGGATGCCAGCCGCCATTCCAAGGTGCTCGGCTACAACAGCCTGCCGCTGGTGTCGTGCGACTTCAACCACAACCCGCTGTCGTCGATATTCGACGCCAACCACACCCGTACCAACGGCCGAATGCTCAAAATACTGGCCTGGTATGACAATGAGTGGGGGTTCTCCAACCGCATGCTCGATAACTGCCTGGCGCTTTGTAACGCGCAATGA
- the arcD gene encoding arginine-ornithine antiporter gives MSDTPGKLRLGALVALVVGSMIGGGIFSLPQNMAASADVGAVLIGWGITAIGMLTLAFVFQTLANRKPDLDGGVYAYAKAGFGDYMGFSSAWGYWISAWLGNVGYFVLLFSTLGYFFPIFGEGNTPAAIIGASVLLWAVHFLVLRGIKEAAFINLVTTVAKVVPLALFILIALFAFKLDIFTADIWGTMNPDLGSVMNQVRNMMLVTVWVFIGIEGASIFSARAEKRSDVGKATVIGFITVLLFLVLVNVLSLGIMTQPELAKLQNPSMAAVLEHVVGHWGAVLISVGLIISLLGALLSWVLLCAEIMFAAAKDHTMPEFLRRENANHVPANALWLTNAMVQIFLVITLFSASTYLSLIYLATSMILVPYLWSAAYAFLLAWRSETYEQALAERKKDLIIGGIALVYAIWLLYAGGVKYLLLSALLYAPGVILFAKAKREVGQPIFTNVEKLLFAAVVIGALVAAYGLYDGFLTL, from the coding sequence ATGTCAGACACTCCCGGGAAACTACGACTTGGTGCACTTGTTGCACTAGTAGTCGGTTCAATGATTGGCGGCGGGATCTTTTCGCTGCCGCAAAACATGGCTGCAAGTGCTGACGTAGGCGCAGTGCTGATCGGTTGGGGCATCACCGCCATCGGCATGCTGACCCTGGCCTTCGTGTTCCAGACCCTGGCCAACCGAAAGCCGGATCTTGACGGTGGGGTATACGCCTACGCCAAGGCTGGGTTTGGCGATTACATGGGCTTTTCGTCCGCCTGGGGGTACTGGATCAGTGCCTGGCTGGGCAACGTCGGCTACTTCGTGCTGCTGTTCAGTACCCTGGGCTACTTCTTCCCGATCTTTGGCGAGGGTAACACCCCGGCAGCCATCATTGGCGCTTCGGTGCTGCTGTGGGCCGTACACTTCCTGGTGCTGCGTGGCATCAAGGAAGCTGCCTTCATCAACCTCGTCACTACCGTAGCCAAGGTAGTGCCACTGGCGCTGTTCATCCTCATCGCGCTGTTCGCGTTCAAGCTGGACATCTTCACCGCTGACATCTGGGGCACCATGAACCCGGACCTCGGTAGCGTGATGAACCAGGTGCGCAACATGATGCTGGTCACCGTCTGGGTGTTCATCGGTATTGAGGGTGCGAGCATCTTCTCCGCCCGAGCAGAAAAGCGCTCGGATGTAGGCAAGGCGACCGTCATTGGCTTCATCACCGTGCTGCTGTTCCTGGTTCTGGTCAACGTCCTGTCACTGGGCATCATGACTCAGCCTGAGCTGGCCAAACTGCAGAATCCGTCGATGGCAGCGGTGCTTGAGCACGTGGTTGGCCACTGGGGTGCAGTGCTGATCAGCGTAGGCCTGATCATCTCGCTGCTCGGTGCCCTGCTGTCCTGGGTACTGCTGTGCGCCGAGATCATGTTCGCCGCCGCCAAAGACCACACCATGCCGGAGTTCCTGCGCCGCGAGAACGCTAACCATGTACCTGCCAATGCGCTGTGGCTGACCAACGCCATGGTGCAGATCTTCCTGGTCATCACCCTGTTCTCGGCCAGTACCTACCTGTCGCTGATCTACCTCGCCACCTCGATGATCCTGGTGCCTTACCTGTGGTCTGCGGCCTACGCCTTCCTGCTGGCATGGCGCAGCGAGACTTACGAGCAAGCGCTGGCTGAACGCAAGAAAGACCTGATCATCGGCGGTATCGCCCTGGTCTATGCCATCTGGCTGCTGTACGCCGGTGGCGTCAAATACCTGCTGCTCTCGGCTCTGCTCTATGCCCCTGGCGTGATCCTGTTCGCCAAGGCCAAGCGCGAGGTCGGCCAACCGATTTTTACCAATGTGGAGAAGCTGCTTTTCGCCGCCGTGGTTATTGGCGCCCTGGTGGCTGCCTATGGCCTGTACGACGGTTTCCTGACTCTGTAA
- a CDS encoding RNA polymerase sigma factor: protein MSQSQFNAVFLAQRLSLLRTLQRMVDNPSTAEDLLQETYLRVTRALGERPIEHLEPFVFQTARNLALDHLRARRAQSRNLVDDVPEQILHNVAAPSSSAEDAAHAEQLLKRLSVSLGQLTPRQQRIFILSRLHGASYMEIAEQLNVSASTVQKELKLIMAICVGVANRLNRE from the coding sequence GTGAGTCAGTCTCAGTTCAACGCGGTGTTCCTCGCCCAGCGGCTCAGTCTGCTGCGTACCCTGCAGCGCATGGTCGACAACCCCAGTACTGCCGAAGACCTGCTGCAAGAGACCTACCTGCGCGTCACCCGCGCCCTGGGCGAGCGTCCGATCGAACACCTGGAACCGTTCGTTTTCCAGACCGCTCGCAACCTGGCGCTGGACCACCTGCGCGCTCGTCGGGCGCAGTCGCGCAATCTGGTTGACGATGTGCCCGAACAAATTCTGCACAACGTCGCCGCCCCCAGCAGTAGCGCCGAAGATGCTGCCCATGCCGAGCAACTGCTCAAGCGCCTAAGCGTCAGCCTTGGGCAATTGACCCCGCGCCAGCAACGAATTTTCATTCTCAGCCGCCTGCATGGCGCAAGCTATATGGAAATTGCCGAACAGCTCAATGTCTCGGCCAGCACGGTTCAGAAGGAACTGAAATTGATCATGGCCATCTGTGTCGGCGTCGCCAATCGTCTGAACCGCGAATAG
- a CDS encoding TonB-dependent receptor, whose amino-acid sequence MSTGFTRRSSDTSRTPGLQRCTLSLLTLAMLASGACSLPALAAEPVQASASRMGDYRFAINQQPLVSALNAFTAVTGWQVGLSAELAEGVASPGVQGSLKPDAALQRLLVGTGLKYRKLGPGNVVLERSNSSAIALQQITVTATRSAQDISQVPSTVSVQTREQLDRQNVNSIKDLVRYEPGVSVSGTGQRSGLNGYNIRGIDGERVLTQIDGVSIPDSFFFGPYAQTQRNYVDPEIVKRVEILRGPASVLYGSNAIGGAVSYFTLDADDIIKPGQDVGARLKTGYSSADESWLNAATVAGRQGDFDGLLHLSQRNGHETESYGNHGGTGLERTEANPEDVRTTNILAKAGWNYADDSRLALTYEHYKDDRDLDQKSAVGGPFIPGFGAMNSYRDRTGNDTVTRERFGINHEFALGSSLADNMKWSLNYQIGKTDQRTEELYFARGREVFRDRKTTYKDRQWVFDAQLDKAFNIGETEHLLTYGTTLKHQKVTGSRSGTGTCLNVGGTCAAIGADSPDDGQVRVSDFPDPTVNTYSLFAQDEIRWNQWTFLPGVRYDYTQLKPHMSDEYLRGVEASSNDPVNDDQKKWHRVSPKFGVTYAFNDNYTWYGQYAEGFRTPTAKALYGRFENPGLGYSVRGNSNLDPETSKSYETGLRGNFDAGNFDVAVFYNKYRDFINEDAIQGSNIGTTFEANNIKHATIKGAEFKGRLNLDHFGAPQGVYTQGSLAYAYGRNDDTGQPLNSVNPLTAVMGLGYEQEQYGALLSWTLVKRKDRVDDTTFFAPDGTSKQFRTPGYGVLDLAGFYKVTEDITVNAGLYNLTDKKYWQWDDVRGYDGLGEAAVTSPANLDRLTMPGRNFAINLVWDI is encoded by the coding sequence ATGTCTACTGGTTTCACTCGTCGGTCCTCGGACACTTCACGTACACCCGGCCTGCAACGTTGCACCCTCTCCCTGTTGACCCTGGCCATGCTTGCCAGCGGCGCCTGCAGCTTGCCTGCATTGGCGGCCGAACCCGTTCAGGCCAGTGCCTCGCGCATGGGTGACTACCGTTTTGCAATCAACCAGCAGCCACTGGTTTCGGCGCTTAATGCCTTCACCGCGGTAACCGGTTGGCAGGTTGGGCTGTCGGCTGAACTGGCAGAAGGGGTGGCCTCGCCAGGGGTCCAAGGTTCGCTGAAGCCAGATGCAGCCCTGCAGCGCCTGCTCGTGGGCACGGGTCTGAAGTACCGCAAGCTTGGACCAGGCAACGTGGTACTGGAGCGCAGCAACTCCAGCGCTATCGCCCTGCAGCAGATCACTGTCACCGCTACTCGCAGCGCCCAGGACATCAGCCAAGTACCAAGCACGGTGTCGGTACAAACCCGCGAACAACTCGACCGCCAGAACGTCAACAGCATCAAGGATCTGGTGCGCTACGAGCCAGGTGTATCGGTAAGCGGAACAGGCCAGCGCAGCGGTCTGAACGGCTACAACATTCGCGGTATCGACGGTGAACGGGTACTGACTCAGATCGACGGTGTGTCGATCCCCGACAGTTTCTTCTTCGGTCCCTACGCACAAACCCAGCGCAACTATGTCGACCCGGAAATCGTCAAACGTGTGGAGATTCTTCGAGGCCCAGCTTCGGTGCTGTATGGCAGCAACGCCATTGGCGGCGCGGTCAGTTACTTCACCCTGGATGCCGACGACATCATCAAGCCTGGCCAGGATGTCGGTGCACGGTTGAAAACCGGCTACAGCTCAGCTGACGAAAGCTGGTTGAACGCCGCCACCGTCGCCGGGCGCCAAGGCGATTTCGACGGTCTGTTACACCTGAGCCAACGCAATGGCCATGAAACAGAGTCCTACGGCAATCACGGCGGAACCGGCCTTGAGCGGACCGAGGCCAACCCTGAAGACGTGCGCACCACCAACATTCTGGCCAAGGCCGGCTGGAACTATGCCGACGACTCGCGCCTGGCCCTGACCTATGAGCATTACAAGGACGATCGCGACCTTGATCAAAAGAGCGCCGTAGGTGGACCGTTCATTCCTGGTTTCGGCGCCATGAACTCCTACCGCGACCGCACCGGCAACGATACCGTGACCCGCGAACGTTTCGGCATCAACCACGAATTCGCCTTGGGCAGTTCGTTGGCCGACAACATGAAGTGGAGCCTGAACTACCAGATCGGTAAAACCGACCAACGCACCGAAGAGTTATACTTTGCCCGGGGCCGTGAAGTTTTCCGTGACCGCAAGACCACCTACAAGGATCGCCAATGGGTCTTCGATGCTCAGTTGGACAAGGCGTTCAACATCGGTGAAACCGAACATCTGCTGACTTACGGCACCACGCTCAAGCATCAGAAAGTCACCGGTTCGCGCAGCGGCACCGGCACCTGTCTGAACGTCGGCGGCACCTGCGCCGCTATCGGCGCCGATAGCCCAGACGATGGCCAGGTGCGGGTGAGTGACTTCCCGGACCCGACCGTCAACACCTACAGTTTGTTTGCTCAGGATGAGATTCGCTGGAATCAGTGGACCTTCTTGCCTGGCGTGCGCTACGACTACACCCAACTCAAACCCCACATGAGTGATGAGTACCTGCGCGGCGTTGAAGCTTCAAGTAACGATCCGGTCAACGATGACCAGAAGAAGTGGCACCGGGTATCGCCCAAGTTCGGCGTAACGTACGCCTTCAACGATAACTACACCTGGTACGGTCAGTACGCCGAAGGCTTCCGTACACCAACGGCAAAAGCACTTTATGGCCGTTTCGAAAATCCAGGGCTGGGCTACAGCGTACGGGGGAACTCCAATCTCGATCCGGAAACCAGCAAAAGTTATGAAACCGGCCTGCGTGGCAACTTTGATGCAGGCAACTTTGATGTCGCGGTGTTCTACAACAAGTACCGCGACTTCATCAACGAAGACGCCATCCAAGGCTCCAACATTGGCACCACGTTCGAAGCCAACAATATCAAGCACGCCACCATCAAGGGTGCCGAGTTCAAAGGTCGCTTGAACCTCGATCACTTCGGTGCGCCTCAAGGCGTCTACACCCAGGGTTCGCTGGCTTATGCATACGGTCGCAACGACGACACCGGGCAACCACTGAACAGCGTCAACCCGCTTACCGCGGTGATGGGCCTGGGTTACGAACAGGAGCAATACGGTGCGTTGCTGAGCTGGACCTTGGTCAAGCGCAAGGATCGCGTCGACGACACCACCTTCTTCGCCCCCGACGGTACCAGCAAGCAGTTCCGCACGCCTGGCTACGGCGTACTCGACCTCGCCGGCTTCTACAAAGTTACCGAAGACATCACCGTCAACGCCGGTCTTTACAACCTGACTGACAAGAAATACTGGCAGTGGGATGACGTACGCGGCTATGACGGCCTCGGTGAAGCGGCGGTGACCTCGCCTGCCAACCTCGACCGGTTGACCATGCCTGGCCGTAACTTCGCCATCAATCTGGTCTGGGACATCTGA